In Chitinophaga nivalis, a single genomic region encodes these proteins:
- a CDS encoding helix-turn-helix domain-containing protein yields the protein MKLTLRNEHTGGELLLFKEEAGFDRLCFSKDRFNKYFTIAWNPGPEQQVTIDGTEHTFPANSLLTLLFNQSFSFENAADIIAWQFNREFYCIIDHDREVSCVGFLFSTTDYMFVPLDDTARQKIQRLSEIFMDEFHTTDTIQQEMLLVLLKRLIMYVTGLARAGYAPVKKLPDERFHIIRKFNLLVEANFKSEHSVSFYAEQLCKSPKTLSNLFALFNHKTPSQVIQERITVEAKRLLYYTDKSIKHITYELGFEDVSYFSNFFKKNAGVSPSDFRNSLVMIKEGK from the coding sequence ATGAAGCTTACACTCAGGAATGAACATACAGGAGGGGAGTTGCTGCTCTTCAAGGAAGAAGCGGGTTTTGACAGATTATGTTTCTCAAAGGACCGGTTTAATAAATATTTTACCATTGCCTGGAATCCGGGGCCGGAGCAGCAGGTGACGATCGATGGCACGGAGCATACCTTTCCCGCCAATTCGCTGCTGACGCTTTTGTTTAATCAGTCTTTCAGTTTTGAAAACGCTGCGGATATTATTGCCTGGCAGTTTAACCGGGAATTTTACTGCATTATAGATCATGACCGCGAAGTGAGCTGTGTTGGATTCTTGTTTAGTACAACCGATTATATGTTTGTACCGCTGGATGATACCGCGCGGCAAAAAATACAACGGTTGTCGGAAATCTTCATGGATGAATTTCATACGACTGATACTATTCAGCAGGAAATGCTGCTCGTACTGTTGAAGCGATTGATCATGTATGTGACCGGGTTGGCCAGGGCCGGCTATGCACCGGTGAAAAAGCTGCCGGACGAAAGATTTCATATCATCCGGAAGTTCAACCTGCTGGTGGAGGCCAACTTCAAATCCGAGCATTCCGTTAGTTTCTATGCGGAGCAGCTTTGTAAGTCGCCTAAGACCTTATCCAATCTGTTTGCGCTTTTTAATCACAAAACACCTTCGCAGGTAATCCAGGAAAGAATTACGGTGGAAGCCAAACGCCTGTTGTATTATACCGACAAATCCATCAAACATATCACTTATGAACTGGGATTTGAAGATGTATCTTACTTCTCTAACTTCTTCAAGAAAAATGCAGGGGTATCTCCCTCGGATTTCAGAAATTCTCTGGTAATGATCAAAGAAGGGAAATAA
- a CDS encoding SDR family oxidoreductase, with the protein MKKTIFITGASSGFGKATVQLFHQKGWNVIATMRSPEKEPELAALPGVLVTKLDVTDNDSITQAVQTGIQTFGRIDVLVNNAGFGTLGALEAAPEPVIRQQFDVNFFGLIEVTRAVLPGMRAQQAGTIINVSSVGGRVTFPFSTLYHATKFAVEGLTESLQYELNPLGIRLKLVEPGGYKTDFAGRSMSYYGVGSLTDYQPPFDQFLGKLEQWPMSENLGEVAEAIYAAATDNSDKLRYPVGQDAVALLEARQQTDDITFKKMLISQTGI; encoded by the coding sequence ATGAAAAAAACAATATTCATTACCGGCGCATCTTCCGGCTTTGGCAAAGCTACCGTGCAATTATTTCATCAAAAAGGCTGGAACGTCATCGCCACGATGCGCTCCCCTGAAAAAGAACCGGAACTGGCAGCCCTCCCGGGGGTATTGGTCACCAAACTGGATGTCACCGACAACGACAGTATTACCCAAGCTGTGCAAACAGGTATACAGACATTCGGCCGGATCGATGTACTGGTGAACAACGCCGGTTTTGGCACACTGGGCGCACTGGAAGCAGCACCGGAGCCAGTAATCCGGCAACAGTTTGATGTGAACTTCTTTGGGTTGATTGAAGTTACCCGGGCAGTACTGCCCGGCATGCGGGCGCAGCAAGCCGGTACCATCATCAATGTATCTTCCGTAGGTGGCAGAGTAACCTTCCCCTTCTCTACCCTGTACCACGCTACTAAATTTGCCGTAGAAGGACTGACAGAATCCCTGCAATATGAATTGAACCCGCTGGGCATCCGGCTAAAGCTGGTAGAACCAGGTGGTTACAAAACAGACTTCGCCGGGCGCTCCATGAGTTATTACGGCGTAGGCAGCCTGACCGACTACCAGCCGCCATTTGATCAGTTTCTGGGCAAACTGGAGCAGTGGCCGATGTCTGAAAATCTGGGCGAAGTAGCCGAAGCCATCTACGCAGCTGCTACAGATAACAGCGACAAACTTAGATATCCTGTAGGCCAGGATGCCGTAGCATTGCTGGAGGCCCGGCAGCAAACAGATGATATCACCTTTAAAAAGATGCTGATCAGCCAAACCGGTATCTAA
- a CDS encoding helix-turn-helix domain-containing protein: MKKVTQPYIDLATISDLHELVQYAPPRHPLISVIDHADFYCKRPKMEGLFRFGFYTISCKRFEGLLYYGKSQFDFRQGSLLFTAPGQIIGSGPDLTVDEGWALFIHPDLLHGTDLGKKMHQYSFFHYEVNEALHISEEENKIIKDCIDKIAREYTLPIDKHTQSVMVSTIELLLNYCNRFYDRQFYTRAKVNADVVQRFETLLKDYFNNSTLTVSGLPPVTYFASKLNLSTGYLSDLLQKFTGKSTVEHIHLELVEKAKSLLWGSESSISEIAYELGFAYPSHFTKIFKAKTGKSPSEYRHPA, encoded by the coding sequence ATGAAAAAAGTGACGCAACCATATATCGACCTGGCAACTATCAGTGATCTGCATGAACTGGTACAATATGCCCCGCCCCGGCATCCGCTGATCAGCGTCATCGATCACGCCGATTTTTATTGCAAGCGCCCGAAGATGGAGGGGTTATTCCGGTTCGGATTTTACACCATCTCCTGCAAACGATTCGAAGGACTCTTGTATTATGGTAAAAGTCAGTTCGATTTCAGACAAGGTTCGCTATTGTTCACTGCACCGGGGCAGATAATCGGATCGGGGCCAGACCTCACTGTGGATGAAGGATGGGCCTTGTTCATTCATCCCGATCTGCTGCATGGAACTGATCTGGGCAAAAAGATGCACCAATATTCTTTCTTTCATTACGAGGTGAACGAGGCATTGCACATTTCGGAAGAAGAAAATAAAATCATCAAAGATTGTATTGATAAAATTGCCAGAGAATATACACTGCCAATTGATAAGCATACGCAAAGCGTAATGGTCAGTACGATAGAGCTACTCCTGAATTACTGTAACCGCTTTTATGACCGGCAGTTTTATACCCGGGCCAAAGTGAATGCTGATGTGGTACAACGGTTTGAAACATTGCTGAAAGATTACTTTAACAACAGCACACTGACAGTATCCGGCTTACCTCCGGTCACTTACTTTGCCTCAAAGCTGAACTTGTCCACCGGCTATCTTTCAGACCTGCTGCAAAAGTTCACAGGAAAAAGTACAGTGGAACATATTCATCTCGAGCTGGTAGAAAAAGCCAAGTCATTATTATGGGGCTCTGAAAGTTCGATCAGTGAAATTGCCTACGAACTCGGCTTTGCCTATCCTTCGCATTTTACTAAAATCTTTAAGGCGAAAACGGGGAAGTCGCCGAGTGAGTACCGGCACCCTGCTTAA